Proteins from a genomic interval of Pseudomonas paeninsulae:
- a CDS encoding YifB family Mg chelatase-like AAA ATPase, giving the protein MSLAIVHSRAQVGVEAPAVTVEAHLANGLPSLALVGLPETAVKESKDRVRSAILNSAFDFPPRRITLNLAPADLPKDGGRFDLAIALGILAASGQVPSTALEQIECLGELALSGAVRPVRGVLPAALAARAAGRSLVVPKANAEEASLASGLVVIAVDHLLELAAHLNGQAPIAPYQSLGLLHRSLPYPDLAEVQGQVAAKRALLVAAAGSHNLLLTGPPGTGKTLLASRLPGLLPPLNEQEALEVAAIHSVASHTPLDAWPQRPFRNPHHSASGPALVGGGSRPQPGEITLAHQGVLFLDELPEFDRKVLEVLREPLESGQIVIARARDKVRFPARFQLVAAMNPCPCGFLGDPSGRCRCSTEQIQRYRGKLSGPLLDRIDLHVTVARETTALHVPPSDGADTATGAALVARARQRQILRQGVANAFLDLPGLRQHCSLHAADQGWLESACERLGLSLRAAHRVLKVARTLADLEQVEQIARHHLAEALQYRGHPQS; this is encoded by the coding sequence ATGTCCCTGGCCATAGTCCACAGCCGCGCCCAAGTCGGCGTCGAAGCGCCCGCCGTAACCGTCGAGGCGCACCTGGCCAATGGCTTGCCGTCGCTGGCGCTAGTCGGCCTGCCCGAGACCGCGGTCAAGGAAAGCAAGGACCGGGTGCGCAGCGCCATCCTCAACTCCGCCTTCGACTTCCCGCCGCGACGCATCACCCTGAACCTGGCTCCAGCCGACTTGCCCAAGGACGGCGGCCGCTTCGACCTGGCGATTGCCTTGGGGATTCTCGCCGCCAGCGGCCAGGTGCCAAGCACCGCCCTGGAGCAAATCGAGTGCCTGGGTGAATTGGCCTTATCCGGCGCCGTACGTCCAGTGCGGGGCGTACTACCCGCCGCCCTGGCGGCCCGCGCCGCCGGACGCTCCCTGGTGGTGCCGAAAGCCAACGCCGAGGAAGCCAGCCTGGCCTCCGGGCTGGTGGTGATCGCCGTGGACCACTTGCTCGAACTGGCCGCGCACCTCAATGGCCAAGCGCCAATCGCGCCCTATCAGTCTCTCGGCTTGCTGCACCGCAGCCTGCCCTATCCCGACCTGGCCGAAGTGCAGGGACAAGTCGCCGCCAAGCGCGCCCTGCTGGTCGCCGCAGCCGGCTCGCACAACCTGTTACTGACCGGCCCTCCCGGCACCGGCAAGACCCTGCTGGCCAGCCGCCTGCCCGGCCTGTTGCCACCACTGAACGAGCAGGAGGCCCTGGAAGTCGCCGCCATCCATTCGGTGGCCAGCCACACCCCACTGGACGCCTGGCCCCAGCGGCCCTTCCGCAACCCCCATCACAGCGCCTCCGGCCCGGCCCTGGTCGGCGGCGGCAGCCGTCCGCAACCCGGCGAAATCACCCTGGCCCACCAGGGCGTGTTGTTCCTGGATGAACTGCCCGAGTTCGACCGCAAGGTGTTGGAGGTGCTGCGCGAACCCCTGGAAAGCGGACAGATCGTCATCGCCCGGGCCCGTGACAAGGTGCGTTTCCCGGCGCGCTTCCAGCTGGTCGCGGCAATGAATCCCTGCCCCTGCGGCTTTCTCGGCGATCCCAGCGGCCGCTGTCGGTGCAGCACCGAACAGATCCAGCGCTACCGCGGCAAACTGTCTGGGCCCTTACTCGACCGCATCGACCTGCATGTCACGGTAGCGCGGGAAACCACCGCCCTGCATGTACCCCCCAGCGACGGCGCCGACACGGCTACCGGTGCCGCCCTGGTGGCGCGCGCCCGGCAACGGCAAATCCTGCGCCAGGGCGTGGCCAATGCCTTCCTCGACCTGCCCGGCCTGCGCCAGCACTGCAGCCTGCACGCCGCCGATCAGGGTTGGCTGGAAAGCGCCTGCGAACGCCTTGGCCTATCGTTACGCGCCGCGCACCGGGTGCTCAAGGTGGCACGTACCCTGGCCGACCTCGAACAGGTCGAACAGATTGCCCGCCACCATCTGGCTGAGGCGCTGCAATACCGCGGTCATCCGCAGAGCTGA
- a CDS encoding LysR substrate-binding domain-containing protein — protein MDKSRRLAPLYALRAFEAAARHSSFTRAAEELAITQSAVSRHVRTLEEHFACRLFERRGRSLQLTEPARMLLPGLREGFDALERACTTLRADDAILRLKAPSTLTMRWLLARLSRFRLQNSDIEVQLTSAWMDVDKVDFLHEPFDCAVLLSNGVFTEEWGSVLLFDEWLIPVCAPEAAEGGPWDLARLQGAELLHPTPDRRDWRQWLQAMGLAEQVPLKGGQVFDTLELGMVAAARGYGVSIGDLVMVAEDVAQGRLGLPWPCAVPSGCSYYLVWPKARRGQERYQRLRDYLVGEVAAMQLPPVQRRA, from the coding sequence ATGGATAAAAGCCGGCGTCTAGCGCCGCTGTACGCCTTGCGCGCCTTCGAGGCGGCGGCCCGGCATAGCTCCTTCACCCGCGCCGCCGAGGAATTGGCGATCACCCAGAGCGCGGTGAGCCGTCATGTGCGTACCCTGGAAGAGCATTTCGCCTGCCGCCTGTTCGAGCGCCGCGGGCGCAGCCTGCAGTTGACCGAGCCGGCGCGCATGCTGCTGCCCGGCCTGCGTGAAGGTTTCGATGCCCTGGAACGTGCCTGCACCACCCTGCGCGCCGACGATGCGATCCTGCGCCTGAAGGCGCCCTCGACCCTGACCATGCGCTGGCTGCTGGCACGCTTGTCGCGCTTTCGTTTGCAAAACAGCGATATCGAGGTGCAGCTGACCAGTGCCTGGATGGACGTGGACAAGGTCGACTTCCTGCATGAGCCGTTCGACTGTGCGGTGTTGCTGAGCAACGGCGTTTTTACCGAGGAGTGGGGCAGCGTGTTGCTGTTCGACGAATGGCTGATCCCGGTCTGCGCGCCCGAGGCGGCCGAGGGCGGCCCCTGGGATCTGGCGCGGCTACAGGGCGCCGAGCTGCTGCATCCCACCCCGGACCGCCGCGATTGGCGGCAGTGGCTGCAGGCCATGGGCCTGGCCGAGCAGGTGCCGCTCAAGGGCGGTCAGGTATTCGACACCCTGGAGCTGGGCATGGTCGCCGCCGCGCGCGGCTACGGCGTGTCGATCGGCGATCTGGTGATGGTCGCCGAGGATGTCGCCCAGGGCCGCCTCGGCCTGCCCTGGCCCTGCGCGGTGCCCAGCGGCTGCAGCTATTACCTGGTCTGGCCCAAGGCGCGGCGTGGTCAGGAGCGCTACCAGCGCTTGCGCGATTACCTGGTCGGCGAAGTGGCGGCGATGCAGTTACCGCCGGTGCAGCGGCGAGCTTGA
- a CDS encoding NorM family multidrug efflux MATE transporter, giving the protein MPHALRNELSAILRLAGPLIAAQLAHVLMVFTDTVMMGWLGPAALAGGGLGAASYACVSIFCVGVIAAVGNLVAIRHGAGDAEGVTRLTQNGLWLGWGLALLAGVALWHLPPALLELGQLPENVTGAMQFLTTLMFALPGYMTFMALRGFTSAIGRPGPVMAISIGGALANFVLNYALIKGWFGLPPLGLAGIGLVTALVMNAMALLLAWHVLRHRAYAAYPLWRGLLRPTWRELQELLRLGLPIGGTYAVEAGLFAFAALCMGALGSLQLAAHQIAIMSVYVAFMVPVGLSYAVTFRIGQHFGAGRLLEARRAGRLGIGIGAVCMLGFAALFWLAPQWVVGLFLDRRDPAYAEVTALAVGLLAIAAWFEFFDGIQTIAMGAIRGLKDAKTTFFVGLGCYWLIGAPLAWTLAFPLGWGAQGVWWGLASGLACAAIGLSLGFEWKTARLLRPTQMEGKACLS; this is encoded by the coding sequence ATGCCGCACGCCCTTCGCAACGAACTCAGCGCCATCCTGCGCCTGGCCGGCCCACTGATCGCCGCCCAGCTGGCGCACGTGCTCATGGTCTTTACCGACACCGTGATGATGGGCTGGCTCGGCCCGGCGGCCCTGGCCGGTGGCGGCCTGGGCGCGGCCAGCTATGCCTGCGTGTCGATCTTCTGCGTCGGGGTGATCGCCGCGGTCGGCAACCTGGTGGCTATCCGTCACGGCGCCGGCGATGCCGAGGGTGTCACTCGCCTGACCCAGAACGGCCTGTGGCTGGGCTGGGGCCTGGCCTTGCTGGCCGGGGTAGCCCTGTGGCATCTGCCACCGGCGCTGCTAGAGCTCGGCCAGTTGCCGGAAAACGTCACGGGGGCCATGCAATTTCTCACCACCCTGATGTTCGCCCTGCCTGGTTATATGACCTTTATGGCGCTGCGCGGGTTTACCAGCGCGATCGGCCGCCCCGGCCCGGTGATGGCCATCAGCATTGGCGGTGCACTGGCCAACTTCGTCCTCAACTACGCACTGATCAAGGGCTGGTTCGGCCTGCCGCCTCTGGGCCTGGCCGGTATCGGCCTGGTTACCGCACTGGTGATGAATGCCATGGCCCTGTTGCTGGCCTGGCATGTCCTGCGCCACCGCGCTTATGCCGCCTACCCGCTGTGGCGCGGCCTGCTGCGCCCGACCTGGCGCGAGCTGCAAGAGTTGCTGCGCCTGGGTCTGCCGATTGGCGGCACCTATGCAGTGGAGGCAGGGTTGTTCGCCTTCGCCGCACTGTGCATGGGCGCCCTCGGCAGCCTGCAACTCGCCGCGCATCAGATTGCGATCATGTCGGTGTACGTGGCCTTCATGGTGCCGGTGGGGCTGTCCTACGCAGTGACCTTCCGCATCGGCCAGCACTTCGGCGCCGGCCGCCTGCTCGAAGCACGCCGCGCCGGACGTCTGGGCATCGGCATCGGCGCCGTGTGCATGCTCGGCTTCGCCGCGCTGTTCTGGCTGGCGCCGCAGTGGGTGGTGGGCTTGTTTCTCGACCGCCGCGACCCGGCCTATGCCGAGGTGACGGCCCTGGCTGTAGGTCTACTGGCGATTGCCGCCTGGTTCGAGTTCTTCGACGGCATCCAGACCATCGCCATGGGCGCGATTCGCGGCCTCAAGGACGCCAAGACCACCTTCTTCGTCGGCCTCGGCTGCTACTGGCTGATCGGCGCACCACTGGCCTGGACCCTGGCTTTCCCGCTCGGCTGGGGTGCGCAAGGCGTGTGGTGGGGCCTGGCCAGTGGCCTGGCGTGCGCGGCCATCGGCCTGAGCCTGGGCTTCGAGTGGAAGACCGCACGCCTGCTGCGTCCAACCCAGATGGAAGGAAAGGCCTGCCTCTCGTAG
- a CDS encoding IS1182 family transposase, with product MSRFRPIDRKTDYLLPPSMDDWLPEAHLARFILEAIERLDLSALTRRYGGRGSAAYHPEVLLSLLVYGYATGTFSSRMIERATYDSLAFRYLASGSHPDHDTLASFRRRFLDELAGIFLQVLELAGEMKLLKLGTISLDGTKLHANASRHSALSYGHIQTLERQLKAEVQELLALAERADQAELPVGIDLPDEIKRRQDRLLAMDAAKAKIEVRARARFEQDQAAYQEKLAKRAARMAETGKKPGGKPPKAPVEGPTEHDQINLTDEDSRIMRVAGGGFEQCYNAQAAVDTDTLLVVAPGLTQAGNDKQQVVPMLAELKALPASLGQVNVVLGDCGYNSESNIAACEAAGIEPYLAVAREDHHPHWKARFEELAALDADATVQQRMAHKLKSQPGRRLYALRKQTVEPVFGIIKSVMGFRQFLLRGKDKVSGEWRLVCLAWNLKRMAVLRHKSVQCG from the coding sequence ATGAGCCGCTTTCGTCCGATCGACCGCAAGACTGACTACCTGCTCCCGCCATCGATGGATGACTGGCTGCCAGAAGCCCATCTGGCCCGTTTCATTCTCGAAGCCATCGAACGGCTCGACTTGAGTGCGCTCACCCGGCGTTATGGCGGACGCGGCAGCGCCGCCTATCACCCCGAGGTGCTGCTTAGTCTGCTGGTCTATGGCTATGCCACCGGCACCTTTTCCAGCCGTATGATCGAACGCGCCACTTACGACTCGCTCGCCTTTCGCTACCTGGCCTCAGGCAGTCACCCCGATCACGACACCCTGGCCAGCTTCCGCCGCCGCTTCCTCGACGAGTTGGCCGGCATCTTCCTTCAGGTGCTGGAGCTGGCGGGCGAGATGAAGCTGCTCAAGCTCGGCACCATCAGCCTCGACGGCACCAAGCTGCATGCCAACGCCTCACGCCACAGTGCACTGTCCTATGGCCATATCCAGACACTCGAACGCCAGCTCAAGGCCGAAGTGCAGGAGCTCCTGGCGCTGGCTGAACGGGCCGACCAGGCAGAGCTCCCCGTCGGCATCGATCTGCCGGACGAGATCAAACGCCGGCAAGATCGCTTGCTCGCCATGGACGCGGCGAAGGCCAAGATCGAGGTGCGCGCCCGTGCGCGTTTCGAGCAGGATCAGGCCGCCTACCAAGAGAAGCTTGCCAAGCGTGCGGCGCGCATGGCAGAAACGGGCAAGAAGCCCGGCGGCAAGCCGCCCAAAGCCCCAGTGGAAGGGCCTACCGAACACGACCAAATCAACCTCACCGACGAAGACTCTCGCATCATGCGGGTGGCTGGCGGCGGCTTCGAACAGTGCTACAACGCCCAGGCCGCAGTGGATACCGACACCCTGTTGGTGGTGGCGCCAGGCCTCACTCAGGCGGGCAACGACAAGCAACAAGTCGTCCCCATGCTGGCCGAGCTCAAGGCGCTACCGGCGTCATTGGGTCAGGTGAACGTGGTGCTCGGGGACTGTGGCTACAACAGCGAAAGCAACATCGCCGCCTGCGAGGCGGCGGGAATCGAGCCCTACCTGGCGGTGGCACGCGAAGATCATCACCCGCACTGGAAGGCGCGCTTCGAGGAGCTGGCAGCGCTCGACGCTGATGCCACAGTGCAACAACGCATGGCGCACAAACTCAAGAGCCAGCCGGGGCGCCGCCTCTATGCGCTGCGCAAACAGACGGTGGAACCGGTGTTCGGCATCATCAAGTCGGTCATGGGTTTTCGCCAGTTTCTGCTGCGAGGCAAGGACAAGGTGAGCGGCGAATGGCGCCTGGTATGTCTGGCCTGGAATTTGAAACGCATGGCCGTTTTGCGCCACAAATCCGTCCAGTGTGGGTAG